Part of the Prunus dulcis chromosome 8, ALMONDv2, whole genome shotgun sequence genome is shown below.
AGATCGGATTGCCGGATGAGTTAGACGCCGAACGCTTTGACACCTCGACTCCCGTATGGGGTCTACACGTCGATGGTTCGGCAAACCAACAAGGATGCGGAGCAGGCTTGGTACTGACAACACCGGACGGACTCAAGATCGAGTACGCCCTCCGATTCGACTTCCGAACCTCCAACAATGAAGCGGAATATGAAGCTCTCTTGGCCGGCCTTCGGTTAGCCAAGAGCATGAAtgcaaaacaaataagaatTCACAGCGACTCCCAGCTCATCGTGAACCAGGTAACGGCAGACTTCGCCGCCAAGGATGCCTCCATGTACGCCTACCTTTCAACCGCCCATCGGCTACTCCGAAGTTTCCAAGCATACGAGATCAAACAGATCCCCAGAGGCGAAAACAGCCATGCCGATGCACTGGCGCGCCTGGCTTCGGCGATAAACGACAAGGTCGGAAGAAAGGTACCGGTGGAGATTCTTGCCCAACCGAGTACGGTAGCCTCCGAAACGTGTACCGTACGGTATGAGGATACATGGATGTCTCATATCTACTTGTACCTGACGAACGGCACCCTTCCTGAAGATAAGGCCCAGGCCCGGAAGCTTAGATACCGATCAGCAAGGTACACTGTCATCAACAATGTGCTTTACAAGCGTGGCTACACCACCCCATATCTCAAATGCCTTAGGGCAGAGCAGAGGGACTACGTCCTTCGGGAGATCCATAACGGTGTATGTGGCGACCATTCTGGATCCCGGTCCCTCGCCTACAAAGTCTTTCGGCAGGGATACTTTTGGCCGACCATGCATCAGGACGCTAATTCACTAGTGAAGAGATGCGACAAATGCCAGCGCTTCGGTAACGTTCCGCATATCCCCGCCGAACCTCTGACACCGATTGTGAGCCCTTGGCCTTTCGCACAATGGGGACTAGACCTGATCGGTCCGATGCCGCAAGGCAAGGGGCAGGTAAAATATGCAGTGGTTGCCgttgactacttcaccaaatgggtggaagccgAACCTCTGGCAACCATAACGGCAGCAAAGATGGAGGATTTCGTCTGGACTCACATTTGTTGCCGATTCGGTATCCCATATGCAATCATTACCGATAACGGCAGACAATTCGATTCGGAACTCTTCAGGCAATTTTGCACCCGCctgaaaatcaacttgtttttcgcatCACCAGCCCATCCCCAGTCGAACGGTCAGgtcgaagcaataaacaaaatagtgaagaagTTACTGAAACGGCAGCTGGACAAGGCCAAGGGAGCCTGGCCGGAAAAGCTTCCCGAAGCACTATGGGCCATTCGaacgtcttaccgaacgtccacTAGTGAAATCCCTTTTTCCCTGGCTTTCGGTTCGGAAGCTGTGGTGCCTGTGGAAATTGGCGAACCTTCCTACCGAACGGAAAACTTCGCACCAAAGCCGAACGAAGCAGCCATTTCTCTGAGCCTTGACCTACTCGAAGAGCACCGAGCACATGCCAACCTTCAGAATGAAGCCTACAAACAACGTGTCTCTCGGTATTACGACTCTAGGATCAGACACCGCTCATTCCGAATCGGagactgggtcatgcgcaaggtatCGCTAGCAACCAGTGATGCCACGGAAGGAACCCTCGGACCTTCCTAGGAAGGACCCTATGAGATCATCGGTATTCTCCTATCAGGAACCTACCGACTAAGAGACTCCAACGGCAAGACCCTCGGCCATCCTTGGAACGTAGAACATCTCAaatactactacaagtgaccTAGCCTACGGCATGTCCGAACTGTAACTGTTCACAATATATTTGTTCTTCAACTGAAATTAATAGAAAGTCTTCGGCACTATTACTTCGGCCTCCCTTTGATTGTTCTACTAGCCCACGGCTGCTAATAGTATTAACGTCCTACGGCATCTatattagcctacggcaataaATGATTTTCGAAGTTTTTTACCCTACGGATCCCATCGGGACTTGTCAAATTTGAAGTTAACATTCGACAGGCGTCTttattagcctacggcaataaGCGATGTTCAATCGGCAATTAACCTACGGCAATTAGCGTATGTTATAAGACGATCGGCAATTATAACACATATTCAAAACACACGGGTTAAAACCAACACATGGATAAAGAATGCCCTCGGCACCAAGTTAAAATTGCTCAGACAATTGGATAAGAAGAGAgcttaaattcaaattaaaggGTGCCCTCGGCACCAatgtgttcggaataaaatgaaaattaaaaactaaagttaCAAGTACAAAAGAAATGCCCTCAAGCTTCATCACCGGCGGCAGCCTCGGCGGACCCGGAGCCCTCGGCAGTGTCCTCCCCTTCATAATCCTCGATCATTTCCTCGGTTATTCCCTccggaaggggaggaggatcGGCAGCAAAGTTCAAGTTTAGCTTCTTCCCGGGGTTGTACCGTTTGAACCGGTACAACAGGTTCGCCATTCCCGAGCCCACTTCCTTATCCAGGAGAGCAGAGAACTCTTCAGACAAGTGGTACCCCTGGATAGCCGACTGAACGGCAGCCTCAATCTCCGCTGCCTTGGTCCGCTCGGAATCCTCCAGCGTAACCTGCACCACCTCCGAAACAGCCTCGGCATCCCTCTTCGCCGACTGCGCCGCCTCCAAGGCCACCCGTATCTCCTCCACCTTCGCCCCCGAAGCGAGAGCCTGCCGTTCGGCACCCTCTTTCTCCTTGAGCAGGTGGGCGTGGTCCTGGAGTGCCTTGCCCGCTTCGGCAACCTTGGCCCTGCCGTCGTCGTAGGCCTTCTTCGCCCGCTCGGCAGCAGAGATGGCCCGCTTGACGCAGAGCCACATGTCCATGGATGCCTGCACGAAACAGAGTCAGAAGTGTGCCCCACTTGGGCACAAAAAAGGAATGGAGGATGAAAGtagaagaaaaatcttaccGAGGCCTGAAGACGGAAGGCGCGTCCGGCCTGCTCtcgaagaagcttcttcggcaGTTCGTCAATCTCCGGCAGCTCCATCTGAGAGCCGAGGANNNNNNNNNNNNNNNNNNNNNNNNNNNNNNNNNNNNNNNNNNNNNNNNNNNNNNNNNNNNNNNNNNNNNNNNNNNNNNNNNNNNNNNNNNNNNNNNNNNNATTAAACTTAACAGTTGTTCTTCCTactaaaagaaataataaggTCCGTTTCCCCCCTTCATTCTTACTTGAGTGATACTTGTGGCCCCAATAAACATCCAATATTGGGGCAATGATATTCCATATACATGCAGCAAACTATCAATAatccttcaataaacattcaatatcggttCTATAACATGCGAAATACATGCAGTTAACAATATTCCAGAAGGAAACACTCCATACAGCTTCAATACACATTCACTATTGGTTCAATAAAATGGGAAATATGAGATTCTAATCATCAATAgaccttcaataaacatgtaaacaatcaatcaattgtcaataaacattcaaaatcGGAGCaatacaaacaaattaatgctTCGTATGCTTTTATCGTATTGGCCCTGTATTGTGATTTTATCGTcttcgttattacttggttTTTGACTATGGGAACTGTTGGAACGTTTTTGCTggttttcaaacaaattagtgcttttgttgaaattcaatgccaatccacgtatttgaagaacaaatattacaaaatgggTTTAGGGTCTCATTGGTGGTGCGTGCAACATGTCTTGTGCGGGAGAACTTTCACAATCTTTGAAACCGTGCAGTTAAATGAtcattaaaagaacaaataaaatgacaattgatacaactaataaaactaATACCAAGTCCTTAATGGACTTCAGCATGTTCAGCACTCTAGCATCATACGTGTCATCTTGATGTTCTGCTTCAGCGGAGGTTACATCAACCCATTTGAATCCATTGCAACTGGTGGCTCCCTAATTGCAGGCATCatatatggaaaataattatgtCAGAGGTAGacataggtttttttttcacccacatacatattctttaaattaaaacttacATAGGAGGTTAGACACTTCCAGAATGGCTTccctcgattttttttcagattttgaaacCCGAAGCACCATTGTAGCTCCACAATAGTGACACCTCTTTGTTTGAGCGGGAGATGAAGACGAAGACATGTTCAATCTTCTCAGTTGTACCTCTTCTCACTCAGATCTTCTCACTAAAACCTCTTCGGACTCATACCTTCTCACTCATAGTTGTGATTCATACCCCTTCACTCATAACCCTAAACTTGTAactcagctctctctcatctctgccCAAATCgagttatatttattttttttgggataattTGGTGGGTTGGTCACGATGTCGACACATGTACCGTCAGCATTGTGACATCTATTAGCCCGAAAAGCAATATAAACTACTTCACTACCAATtataatttctgaaaaatgagGGGACAGTgcttaaaatttattattttatttatatttcattaaggCAACTAGTTGGATAAGAATCCATCATTATTGGTTCCATTTTAATAACATTACTAGGGGTAGTTGGGTgtgggaaaatgaaaaagtatatGATGGGACCTTCTGTCACTAGTCagtaatccatcacatttgtatCAATGAATTTGATAGTGGGATAATCCCAAAAATGGCTATGCAAATAGccatttaattaactttttgacTGTCTGACTCTGTATGCACCGTTATGacgtttttccttcttttgtctTCAGTTTTAATTCACTTGGGTTCAGTTTCTTTGAAAACGGTCAACTTCGAAATCCCCCACCTGGAAACACCTTTTCAAAACACTATAAATCATCCGCTAAAACAAAACGTGTACCCCAAATATTCTCATTTTGCACCTCTGCCACTCCTCAAATCGTTCCATTCCAAAAGCTGTTCAATGAATTCGAAACACTTCACTACAAtcggaggaaagagaaggaagcatGTCCATTTGGATATGCCCCAAGCCTTCATCCCGGAGTCCGCTTGGTTTCAAGTGATGTTATACGTGGCAACCGAATCATCGGAAGATCTCTTCCGTATGGCATCTGTGTGCCCATTGTTCCAAACTTTGGCAAACAGTCCACAAGTGTGGAACACCATTTCAATGGCAAAGTACCCATACCATCCTAGCTGGTACCGTGCCAGACCTGCGGTCCAGCATTTCTTGCAACAATGCAGGGCTTGCGATAACCCTGAGTCCATATTTAGAGAAGCATTCGATATTTTTTTCAAGCACGGTAAGGTGGAAGCGTTGTATGGGATGCGCAATGCAGCCACGGCAGGCCATATGGAAGCGGCTTATGTAGTTGGACTACTTGGTATGTCCGAAATTGGTCAGTCAAAAGAGGATGCATTACAATTCTTGTGTTCTTTGAATCAGCGTAACAACATTGATATGAAAGGAACCAGGGATGCTTTGACACGAAGATTAGACAAAGCATGTGTTGCAACACATATCGTAGATATGTTTGACTATGGGAAGATTAAGTTTAATCGCTGCAGCGCTTGTAACAACAATGAATtgtattttgttattcaaggCTGGCCTAGTGAAGACAAGATAAATCCTGCCTTCTGGACTTGTTGCAATCGATGCAAATGGCACCGTGAGAGTATTTTTTGGTCCAAACTGATGCGTGAGTATGTTGTGCGAGGGAATCACGTTTTTTTGCATTAGTCTGAGTACGAATTTACGGTTTTGATGCATTGTGGACTTGCTTCTCTTCACTTCTAGGTTGGCTGGCTACGTTGTACATATGTTGTATAAATGTTGTTTAAATGTTGGCTTTTTGTCATAAAccgttttatatataaatgtataatatttattatataggGGAATTATTACTTACATCATAGGCGGCTAGGATTGATATTTTACTGACACAGATATTTTGCTCACCGACCCCAATCTTCATATTTCGTAAACGAAAAGTCATGCATGGAGTAAATAGGTGTCTTTTCACCGGTGCTTGGGAATGACATTTTCCCCCTCTGCAATGAAGGATTTGGTTACACGTTTCTTAAGCAAAAGTTGAACACTGATTGACGTTGAatactttttttgtgtggaaggaGTACAATGGATGACTTGTATATTTCCATAttatgtttcaaaacatcccttaaacctaaaaatgaataaaattaacaaattgaaaaataaagaaaccgATGAGCACTACAAATGGCCTATTCACacggaaaataaaattgttttcaacaAGTTGGActaaatataattaacaaaGGGACACCGTCAAAAGTAATAtgataataattataataattgtggataaataagaataaaatactAAAGTAGCATAACCATGAAACAGGGAATTCAATAGGAAGATGAAATCTTAATAAGTTCGTAGAAATTTTGGgatcatttttctaatttttgtgtatttagttctgaattttccaagaaaaaggaataaaataataatttagggtaaaatgggaggatgtggccatgttgactgacgtacacttgtgcaagtggTGAAAGGTGACCGGCTGAGATTGCGCCAGGTGTTTTCTTGCAATTAGGGTTGGCTATTTTAGTGaaaaaatccttgaaaataggtaataaatagtaggaaatTCCTAAAAAAGGTTGGGAAAATTACCCGGGCCTCCTTGTGACGTCATAAAACGAGGACAACCTATAAATCATCCGTctcgcaatgaaataatccaaattgttttacataactcacttccctctttaccctaagtattgatgtttgttaacttgaacttcaataacctacttcaacaagCATCTCCCGTTAATGTTGGGAATAATTGTCTAAAATGCGTAACAATGAATCGGAGAATTCAGCAAGGGAGATGGAGTGTCAATGAGTTCGTAGCAATTTTCGGAaatcattttgaatttttgtgtattaagttatgaattttataagacaaaggaataaaataataatttagggtaaaatgggaggatgtggccacgttgactgacgtacacttgtgcaagGGGTGAAAGGTGACCGGCTGAGATTGCGCCAGGTACCTCATGGGAATTAGGGTTGGctattttagtggaaaaatccTTAATAAtaggtaataaatagtaggaaatTCCTAAAAATGCCCCAAAAATTACTCCGGCCTCCTTGTGACGTCATAAAACTAGGAGAACCTATAAATCATTCGTCTTGCAATGAAAGAAtccaaattgttttacataactcactttcctcttaaccctaagtattgatgtttgttaacttaaacttcaataacctacttcaacaagCATCTCCCGTTAATGTTCGGAATAATTTTTACACAGCGTAACAATGAATCGGAGAATTCAGCAAGGGAGATGGAGTGTCAATGAGATGGTAGcaatttttggatattttttttattttttgtgtaattagttctgatttttgtaaggaaaagtaataaaataataatttagggtaaaaagggaggatgtggccatgttgactgacgtacacttgtgcaagtAGTCATAAGTGACGGGCTGAGATCGCGCCAGGTGTCCTCTTGCtattattttggcttttttagtGCAACAATTTGTGGAAATAGGTAATAAATTATacgaaaatccaaaatttgccCGGATaatgacaaaatcaaaattatttgtacataactcactttcctcttaacCCTAATTCACGTTAACATGTATATTTCAGATAATATTCgatatataatttgtaataatacaataattagtttcactatatacaataatatgttttgttataaaagttgaacataaataataattgcacTTGCTTTGAAGCCATCATTGCAACTACACCTAGAGCTTTCAAGACGTCAGTTcgtattcaataagttgtccacatgCAACTGCACCTAGAGTTTTAAACACGTCAGCggtattcaataagttgtccacatgCAACTGCACCTAGAGTTTTAAACACGTCAGCggtattcaataagttgtccacatgCAACTGCACTTAGAGTTTTTAACACGTAAgaggtattcaataagttgtccataTGACGCCGCATTGGGAATCagtaatatattttcaatcatgtccaatcacataaaataatgcCATAATTTTTCTCAATAACCTCACACAAGTGAAGCAATTTTAAAACCCTTAGTGAATATTTGTCCTAGTCTATATGAGTGATTATATATTCAGTCTGCATTTTTTTCACAGTATATGTTAACTTTGAGAGGGATTccacaaacataaaatataaagaaagcaagaaataGTAGGAGATGAACAagtacaaaaaacaatatataaatggTACATAATAATTCCATAACCTTGTCACAAACGCACTCACAAAAGGTTTTCCATAAACCTTGTcctaacatataataaataaaggcaacattgcatatgatgcaaccatgtccaaatctgaaacgtgataaaaaaaaaatggacatgGCAGCAACATATGACTGAAGTAGATGGGCTCTTTGCATCTTGTGTTTTCGTAATTAAAGACATCAAAATATTAAGGTTTAAATCTTCCATAGTAGTTAGCATCAAAATAGCGTTGAAGCAGACTGTAACGAAAATTCCAATTCCACTGATTTGCCTCTGCTCAAACACGAGAACCAAAATGGTTACTTCCCTTGCTGAGTATATTTGGTGACGTCGGAAACGGTAATAGATGACCAATCAAACCCGGGTACGACGAGTTTTGCATAGGATCGGAAGGAGTCGAATCCAGCTTGCATCACACGCTTCTTTGACTCCACTGCATTAGATGAgttcttgtatttttgaacAGCTACACTCCGAAGTCGTTTGTGTCTACGCTTCATGCGCTGCAACTTCGTCCAATACAGATTGGCCTGCcttttgtcatcttcaatttggccttcaacaaattccaaacGTGCCCTTGCCCCTTGGATTTCATCAACAAGTTGAAGATGCCTCTCCTTCCAAAAAGCAACAACTCTTTCAGACTCaaaacttccaacaaaatggtcattctGTCTAGGAATGTGACATTGCTTGTCTTGTGACTCACTTGCGTGTCGAAGGCGGTCTTTGTTTGGAGGGTGTTTATTATGCTCACATCAAACTTGGTTAGTAAATCCATTCTTTGGGGGGAATgagtttgtttggttgagaGAGTATCAGTAGATGGAGACAGATTCGGTGGAGGAGTGAGTTTTGTGTGGAAGGAGAATTTATATGAAAGGGGTGATAGTAATACCAATAAAAGGGTTCCcgccaaaaaatatttggttgacaatgtataaattaatttttggtctgaTACAATCTAAGTTTAATCCTAACTAGTTTGGTTGAGTTAACTAAGTAGATGTCACTTCCATTGAGTTTCTTTCAACCACTATCAGGGGTGTAAGGAGAGTGtgaggttgacatgcttgaaaagcaaaacctgacacctattttttaaaaattcccGCCAAAACGTACATATGTTGACTACACACAAGTTTTGGTATGTTGGTCTATAAACCTATGTTCCCTTTCTCAAACGACATTGCATATGCAATCCTCATCCTcccaaaacaaagaggattattcaagcatgtcaacctctTCAGGCGCCAACAATACAATCGAAGATGACAAATTGGAGTCGCAGGTTCTATTTCCACATTCTACTCGCCGTCCCCTTCctttttcaacatc
Proteins encoded:
- the LOC117638391 gene encoding uncharacterized protein LOC117638391 — encoded protein: MPGIAPEVISHKLSISPVYKPVRQKRRSYDAERYEAMRTEVDKLQTIGFIREATYPVWLANSVMVRKATGGWRMCQDYTDLNKACLKDSVPLPRIDQLVDATAGHELLSFMDAYSDYNQIFMHPPDSEHTAFITDKGLYCYNVMPFELPIFYVSKALQSTELRYPPLEQLALALVVSARRLRPYFQAHGIKVLTNQPLRQVLQKPEISGRLIKWAIELGEFDIQFVPRLAERGQAIVDFISVLTPSTAMSTPEAMTEIGLPDELDAERFDTSTPVWGLHVDGSANQQGCGAGLVLTTPDGLKIEYALRFDFRTSNNEAEYEALLAGLRLAKSMNAKQIRIHSDSQLIVNQVTADFAAKDASMYAYLSTAHRLLRSFQAYEIKQIPRGENSHADALARLASAINDKVGRKVPVEILAQPSTVASETCTVRYEDTWMSHIYLYLTNGTLPEDKAQARKLRYRSARYTVINNVLYKRGYTTPYLKCLRAEQRDYVLREIHNGVCGDHSGSRSLAYKVFRQGYFWPTMHQDANSLVKRCDKCQRFGNVPHIPAEPLTPIVSPWPFAQWGLDLIGPMPQGKGQVKYAVVAVDYFTKWVEAEPLATITAAKMEDFVWTHICCRFGIPYAIITDNGRQFDSELFRQFCTRLKINLFFASPAHPQSNGQVEAINKIVKKLLKRQLDKAKGAWPEKLPEALWAIRTSYRTSTSEIPFSLAFGSEAVVPVEIGEPSYRTENFAPKPNEAAISLSLDLLEEHRAHANLQNEAYKQRVSRYYDSRIRHRSFRIGDWVMRKVSLATSDATEGTLGPS
- the LOC117638392 gene encoding uncharacterized protein LOC117638392: MNSKHFTTIGGKRRKHVHLDMPQAFIPESAWFQVMLYVATESSEDLFRMASVCPLFQTLANSPQVWNTISMAKYPYHPSWYRARPAVQHFLQQCRACDNPESIFREAFDIFFKHGKVEALYGMRNAATAGHMEAAYVVGLLGMSEIGQSKEDALQFLCSLNQRNNIDMKGTRDALTRRLDKACVATHIVDMFDYGKIKFNRCSACNNNELYFVIQGWPSEDKINPAFWTCCNRCKWHRESIFWSKLMREYVVRGNHVFLH